One region of Hoeflea sp. 108 genomic DNA includes:
- a CDS encoding ABC transporter substrate-binding protein gives MSRHFDLKRLLAATALGVVAGLFAGAAQAQEKFDLNALIEAAKKEPPINVYSSTGKIVKQAEAFTKKYGVQATGTKANAAAQLEMVIREGQAKNVQGDVIQISDVPAGVAQLVPQGFVESWLPPDLADKIPAQYQNPLTVSNEANVFAYNTQLNESCPVKNIWELTEAKWKGKLAMQDPLNKASYVDWFNQMATNADDKVAAAYKEQYGKDLVTDEAGATAAWVKALAANGPLLTDADEAAAQAVGAPDQQEQFIGLISSAKFRNNQDVGSKLGLCTDLKPFAGWMYPSLGFIAKGTDSPNASKLFIHYLMTEEGIAPQAADGKMSTNSDAKLPDDEPSGIGKALDQIFPYDSASAQSDWDARQDWQDLWRINYKK, from the coding sequence ATGAGCAGACATTTCGATCTGAAACGGCTCCTGGCTGCGACGGCACTCGGCGTCGTTGCCGGCCTGTTTGCCGGCGCGGCACAGGCCCAGGAAAAATTCGACCTCAACGCGCTGATCGAGGCGGCAAAGAAGGAGCCGCCAATCAACGTCTATTCGAGCACCGGCAAGATCGTGAAGCAGGCCGAGGCCTTCACAAAGAAGTATGGCGTGCAGGCGACCGGCACCAAGGCCAATGCCGCAGCCCAGCTGGAAATGGTGATCCGCGAAGGTCAGGCCAAGAACGTGCAGGGCGACGTCATCCAGATCAGCGACGTGCCGGCCGGCGTGGCGCAGTTGGTGCCGCAGGGCTTCGTCGAGAGCTGGCTGCCGCCAGATCTCGCCGACAAGATCCCGGCGCAGTACCAGAATCCGCTGACCGTCTCCAACGAGGCCAATGTCTTTGCCTACAACACCCAGCTCAACGAAAGCTGCCCGGTCAAGAACATCTGGGAGCTGACGGAGGCCAAGTGGAAAGGCAAGCTCGCCATGCAGGACCCGCTCAACAAGGCGTCCTATGTCGACTGGTTCAACCAGATGGCGACCAATGCCGACGACAAGGTGGCCGCGGCCTATAAAGAACAATATGGCAAGGATCTGGTGACCGACGAGGCAGGCGCAACCGCCGCTTGGGTAAAGGCGCTGGCCGCCAACGGCCCGCTGCTCACCGATGCCGACGAGGCCGCCGCACAGGCGGTTGGCGCGCCCGACCAGCAGGAGCAGTTCATCGGCCTGATCAGCTCGGCCAAGTTCCGCAACAACCAGGATGTCGGCTCCAAGCTTGGCCTGTGCACGGACCTCAAACCCTTCGCCGGCTGGATGTATCCGAGCCTCGGCTTCATCGCCAAGGGCACCGACAGCCCGAACGCCTCCAAGCTGTTCATCCACTATCTGATGACCGAGGAAGGCATCGCCCCGCAGGCGGCCGACGGCAAGATGTCGACCAACAGCGACGCCAAGCTGCCCGACGACGAGCCCTCGGGCATCGGCAAGGCGCTGGACCAGATCTTCCCCTACGACTCGGCGTCGGCCCAGAGCGATTGGGACGCGCGCCAGGATTGGCAGGACCTCTGGCGCATCAACTACAAGAAATAA